One region of Ananas comosus cultivar F153 linkage group 9, ASM154086v1, whole genome shotgun sequence genomic DNA includes:
- the LOC109714908 gene encoding dof zinc finger protein DOF3.6-like isoform X2 — translation MWCRFHLPARQGSPALVCTCGSDDQTKAVGAAARGNTNSFRLRVYFVTPRGQLVNNSSSATAVAAALSSSSSLLHSGSLRCPRCNSPNTKFCYFNNHSRAQPRHFCRTCRRYWTQGGALRNVPIGGTSRRSKRKSTNLILSGGPSMVSPTAMRAMPYCRTSAHHLMALLWPNCGPNPRLGPSISPINSLLSEVPNYYYKDHLNTVTSIVDCFAFTSASASASASASASASDITTSNSSSGSLLVATTTRSASSISESVPLMESEFGYCLNSAFTWPHLPTTISGSSTFP, via the exons ATGTGGTGTCGTTTTCATCTGCCGGCACGCCAGGGGTCTCCTGCTTTGGTCTGCACTTGCGGCTCAGATGACCAAACCAAGGCTGTCGGCGCAGCCGCCCGTGGAAACACCAACAGTTTCAGGCTTCGTGTATATTTCGTTACACCTCGAG GCCAACTAGTGAACAACTCTTCTTCTGctactgctgttgctgctgcattgtcgtcgtcgtcatcttTGTTGCACTCGGGATCTCTGCGATGCCCACGGTGCAACTCCCCGAACACAAAGTTCTGCTACTTCAACAACCACAGCCGCGCGCAGCCGCGCCACTTCTGCAGGACCTGCCGCCGCTACTGGACCCAAGGCGGCGCCCTCCGCAACGTCCCCATCGGCGGCACCTCCCGCAGGTCCAAGCGCAAATCCACCAACCTGATCCTATCTGGAGGTCCATCAATGGTGAGCCCAACCGCAATGCGGGCTATGCCGTACTGTAGGACGTCGGCCCACCACTTGATGGCCCTGTTATGGCCCAATTGCGGCCCAAACCCGAGGCTTGGGCCCAGCATTAGCCCGATCAATTCCTTGCTGAGTGAAGTGCCAAACTATTACTACAAGGATCACTTAAACACAGTTACCAGCATTGTGGATTGCTTCGCTTTcacttctgcttctgcttctgcttctgcttctgcctCTGCCTCTGCTTCCGATATTACTACTAGTAATAGTAGTAGTGGTAGTTTGTTGGTGGCTACTACTACTAGAAGTGCTTCTTCTATCTCAGAATCGGTTCCTCTCATGGAAAGTGAGTTTGGGTATTGCTTGAATTCGGCATTCACTTGGCCTCATCTGCCGACTACTATCAGTGGCTCTTCTACATTCCCTTAG
- the LOC109714908 gene encoding dof zinc finger protein DOF1.4-like isoform X1, translating into MWCRFHLPARQGSPALVCTCGSDDQTKAVGAAARGNTNSFRLRVYFVTPRAHKELAKMIEEVTAGGVVTKKSNTSTNPSVGQLVNNSSSATAVAAALSSSSSLLHSGSLRCPRCNSPNTKFCYFNNHSRAQPRHFCRTCRRYWTQGGALRNVPIGGTSRRSKRKSTNLILSGGPSMVSPTAMRAMPYCRTSAHHLMALLWPNCGPNPRLGPSISPINSLLSEVPNYYYKDHLNTVTSIVDCFAFTSASASASASASASASDITTSNSSSGSLLVATTTRSASSISESVPLMESEFGYCLNSAFTWPHLPTTISGSSTFP; encoded by the exons ATGTGGTGTCGTTTTCATCTGCCGGCACGCCAGGGGTCTCCTGCTTTGGTCTGCACTTGCGGCTCAGATGACCAAACCAAGGCTGTCGGCGCAGCCGCCCGTGGAAACACCAACAGTTTCAGGCTTCGTGTATATTTCGTTACACCTCGAG CCCATAAGGAGTTAGCAAAGATGATAGAAGAAGTAACGGCCGGTGGAGTAGTTACAAAGAAGAGTAACACGTCCACGAATCCATCTGTAGGCCAACTAGTGAACAACTCTTCTTCTGctactgctgttgctgctgcattgtcgtcgtcgtcatcttTGTTGCACTCGGGATCTCTGCGATGCCCACGGTGCAACTCCCCGAACACAAAGTTCTGCTACTTCAACAACCACAGCCGCGCGCAGCCGCGCCACTTCTGCAGGACCTGCCGCCGCTACTGGACCCAAGGCGGCGCCCTCCGCAACGTCCCCATCGGCGGCACCTCCCGCAGGTCCAAGCGCAAATCCACCAACCTGATCCTATCTGGAGGTCCATCAATGGTGAGCCCAACCGCAATGCGGGCTATGCCGTACTGTAGGACGTCGGCCCACCACTTGATGGCCCTGTTATGGCCCAATTGCGGCCCAAACCCGAGGCTTGGGCCCAGCATTAGCCCGATCAATTCCTTGCTGAGTGAAGTGCCAAACTATTACTACAAGGATCACTTAAACACAGTTACCAGCATTGTGGATTGCTTCGCTTTcacttctgcttctgcttctgcttctgcttctgcctCTGCCTCTGCTTCCGATATTACTACTAGTAATAGTAGTAGTGGTAGTTTGTTGGTGGCTACTACTACTAGAAGTGCTTCTTCTATCTCAGAATCGGTTCCTCTCATGGAAAGTGAGTTTGGGTATTGCTTGAATTCGGCATTCACTTGGCCTCATCTGCCGACTACTATCAGTGGCTCTTCTACATTCCCTTAG
- the LOC109714908 gene encoding uncharacterized protein LOC109714908 isoform X3: protein MSTLLLRHAPLPPLSTPPKSPFPTSAPKLTASSSSSSSPSSNGTNAPLYRNPLGISLSHFSQGPWSLSLRPPRRTLNGFPISRPNATSGESDGHERLVLGWIENARKVFDGLPQPVKSFPWMRFLGIFQNLAFGLALVVAKYLAIPLLAISSLSEMSYCAHERKMGFIPIPFLAGFVVAGVANHAAIDLSSDLKEADDPWHLVLIAAFFLLIKLPGPYYPYLGRLCIPHFANGGLWRTAWLAFMWYKRWHEKATTE, encoded by the exons ATGTCGACCCTTCTTCTCCGTCAcgctcctcttcctcctctctccaCCCCGCCCAAATCGCCATTCCCAACCTCGGCGCCTAAACTCACGgcgagctcctcctcctcctcctctccctcctccaaTGGAACCAACGCCCCTCTCTATAGGAACCCACTTGGTATCTCCCTTTCACACTTCTCACAGGGGCCATGGTCACTATCACTTCGACCACCGCGAAGAACCCTAAATGGGTTCCCCATCTCTAGGCCCAACGCAACCTCTGGAGAATCCGATGGCCATGAGAGGCTGGTTTTGGGTTGGATTGAGAACGCCCGCAAGGTGTTCGACGGTTTGCCCCAACCAGTAAAAAGTTTCCCGTGGATGAGATTTTTGGGTATATTTCAGAATCTCGCATTCGGGCTCGCTCTTGTTGTCGCTAAGTATCTAGCGATTCCTCTTTTGGCCATCTCATCTCTTAGTGAGATGTCATATTGTGCGCATGAGAGGAAGATGGGATTCATTCCAATCCCATTCCTTGCTGGGTTTGTTGTTGCTGGGGTCGCTAATCACGCTGCTATCGACCTCTCTTCCGATCTCAAG GAAGCAGATGATCCCTGGCATTTGGTTCTGATTGCGGCCTTTTTTCTATTGATTAAATTGCCTGGTCCGTATTACCCATATTTGGGCCGGTTGTGTATTCCTCACTTTGCTAATGGCGGGCTTTGGAGGACTGCTTGGCTTGCTTTCATGTGGTATAAAAGGTGGCACGAGAAAGCGACAACGGAGTAA
- the LOC109715327 gene encoding uncharacterized protein LOC109715327, translating into MEAAARAAGASRAEMSARSGGSSSHGGRGEGRGGVDGGDVRCRGEGGHSGGPAVLTAGTMVDQAPTAASATLGDVGGGHRSGRRRLGAALGNVDGVILVAAADVMDAASGGDEQGREKKEYSLRRTPNRAPCRRPTATRRGCDLRPDQGDLHTAMARSPEFAYGMAGFVGSPAQRVARSSKTVRR; encoded by the exons ATGGAGGCCGCAGCGAGGGCCGCGGGGGCGTCGAGGGCGGAGATGTCTGCAcgcagcggcggcagcagcagccaCGGAGGCCGCGGCGAGGGCCGCGGGGGCGTCGACGGCGGAGATGTCCGCTGCCGAGGGGAGGGTGGACACAGCGGCGGACCGGCGGTGTTAACGGCTGGCACAATGGTGGATCAAGCGCCAACGGCGGCTTCAGCAACGTTGGGCGATGTCGGCGGCGGGCACAGAAGTGGACGGCGCCGACTTGGGGCGGCGTTGGGCAACGTCGACGGAGTGATATTGGTGGCAGCGGCGGACGTGATGGACGCGGCCTCGGGCGGCGACGAACAGGGAAGGGAGAAGAAGGAGTACA GCCTTCGAAGGACCCCAAACCGGGCTCCCTGCCGGCGACCGACGGCGACAAGACGGGGATGTGATTTGCGGCCGGATCAGGGGGATCTGCATACGGCAATGGCGCGATCTCCGGAATTTGCGTACGGGATGGCGGGATTTGTGGGATCTCCGGCTCAGCGAGTGGCACGGAGTAGCAAGACGGTGCGCCGGTGA
- the LOC109715370 gene encoding F-box protein At4g09920-like, whose product METTGPRPAHDHDHNPSPRKKLKIEEEEEEGKDNVEDAEEDENEKNHGEVDEDDREERDDDDDDNNGEKKATMDGLSSLPCHLLERILSYLPTKSVVATALLSRRWRYLWASALHLDFDDFDVPRCGFANALLSFRLALRHNCSHLTVSRWLRNADLFHLASLRILRLTTSSYALPVNWPVSARLPSLDTLELVGLRFYPSVAADFVSSACPRLRSCLLKRCQPLPSLDVNCPLLEELSLANFHRCKLQDLRITAGRLKRLSVTNAFAVNVEMTLAISAPSIESFRWCGVTPREYRAASPTSPLRSQVVSLPRMFRKFHRVGCPVNLLQAFAD is encoded by the coding sequence ATGGAAACAACTGGTCCTCGTCCTGCCCATGATCATGATCATAATCCTTCGCCGAGGAAGAAACTAAaaattgaagaagaagaagaagaaggaaaagataaTGTCGAAGATGCCGAAGAAGACGAAAACGAAAAAAATCACGGAGAAGTAGATGAAGATGATCGTGAGGAgcgcgacgacgacgacgacgacaacaacGGAGAAAAAAAAGCCACAATGGATGGGCTGTCGTCTCTCCCGTGCCATCTCCTGGAGCGTATCCTCTCCTACCTGCCGACTAAATCGGTCGTAGCGACCGCCCTCCTCTCGCGGCGGTGGCGCTACCTCTGGGCCTCCGCCCTCCACCTCGACTTCGACGACTTCGACGTCCCCCGCTGCGGCTTCGCCAACGCCCTCCTCTCCTTCCGCCTCGCCCTCCGCCACAACTGCTCCCACCTCACCGTCAGCCGCTGGCTCCGCAACGCTGACCTGTTCCACCTCGCATCGCTGAGAATTCTCCGCCTCACCACATCCAGCTATGCACTGCCCGTCAACTGGCCTGTCTCTGCGCGGCTGCCCTCTCTCGACACCTTGGAACTTGTCGGCCTCCGGTTCTACCCCTCCGTCGCCGCCGACTTCGTCTCCTCCGCCTGCCCCCGCCTCCGCTCGTGCTTGCTGAAGCGGTGCCAGCCGCTGCCCTCGCTCGACGTGAATTGCCCCCTCCTGGAGGAACTCTCCCTCGCGAACTTCCATCGCTGTAAACTGCAGGATCTCCGCATCACCGCCGGCCGGCTCAAACGGCTGAGCGTAACGAACGCCTTCGCCGTAAACGTGGAGATGACGCTCGCGATCTCCGCTCCGAGCATCGAGAGCTTCAGGTGGTGCGGCGTCACTCCGCGCGAGTACCGCGCGGCGAGCCCGACGTCTCCTCTTCGATCGCAAGTCGTCTCCTTGCCGAGAATGTTTCGGAAATTTCACCGTGTTGGTTGTCCTGTAAATCTTCTCCAGGCGTTTGCCGATTGA
- the LOC109715326 gene encoding autophagy-related protein 101-like: MNCEVCELKEVEVEHYEIREVLRCILHTILFHRALGLVRPKDVDCELFEITYVQCGDPEIEKKIEDKIDEFINKVDKHPNRRSQICLSFYDTKNKQPSWFISKVERLYWETWCINLHVLNPKSLPKSHQNKVIDAGACAFEETESHRAALESSLREVLFQIIKFANEKKDHLPPIPSNKEGASFPYEITIVSSSESSFGWHADVFKRMLQTGHPTMIG; encoded by the exons ATGAATTGCGAAGTGTGCGAACTCAAAGAAGTG GAGGTGGAGCACTATGAGATTCGAGAAGTTTTGCGAT GCATACTGCATACAATTCTATTTCACAGAGCTTTGGGTCTTGTTCGACCAAAAGACGTCGACTGTGAACTTTTTGAAATAACTTAT GTTCAATGCGGAGATCCAGAGATAGAGAAGAAAATAGAAGATAAGATTGATGAGTTCATTAATAAGGTTGACAAACATCCGAACAGAAGAAGCCAg ATTTGTTTATCTTTCTACGACACCAAGAATAAGCAACCCTCATGGTTCATTAGCAAAGTAGAGCGACTGTACTGGGAAACATGGTGCATCAATTTGCATGTCCTTAACCCAAAATCACTTCCCAAGTCTCACCAGAATAAAGTAATAGACGCTGGAG CATGTGCTTTCGAGGAGACTGAGTCGCACCGTGCTGCGTTGGAATCGTCACTCCGTGaagttttatttcaaattataaaatttgccAATGAGAAGAAGGATCACTTGCCTCCTATACCTTCCAATAAAGAGGGCGCATCATTTCCATACGAAATCACAATAGTGAG TTCGTCAGAATCTTCTTTCGGGTGGCACGCTGATGTTTTCAAGAGAATGTTGCAGACGGGGCATCCGACAATGATCGGCTGA
- the LOC109715325 gene encoding uncharacterized protein LOC109715325 translates to MAFIRPIPLLILLLFLRLFTYPSLALIYVSTPNSTFLPLSPSSSSASDDSSASLLLREIVDAIAAKERWDAKDGVRVADLDRGGVRVRSARRYEVRGRAGRTTVAATFSDEAAGWRRAREGGDGVVVVEEGEDLVGGDGAVGLGLGAAIRDFELVGPFDLRVGGGDHDEIALHYPLLNTTNVGLKRLLVGEGIKIKVAGAQQVSFSHPYDIGLSMNGILAPHDVGHCHIWPLSYPACALLLSIDIVGSIRVFVQSTHTSRYKSSDTIELLPKKCYNKRPSSEISSCLFCSASSRLSLFGSVLIKVLRKRTFENNKPIRFLKAKVTAAAEVKFRIELEKRLTENDRAWKKIPAWKTKPRVDRVWLEVVARVEEGGRLKAVLLKKLGRSFSIDDSVAWSNMMSNVSFTQFPSFVVHPKALTLDVKW, encoded by the exons ATGGCATTTATTCGCCCTATTCCCCTCCTTATTCTCCTCTTATTCCTCCGCTTATTCACCTACCCTTCTCTCGCCCTAATCTACGTCTCCACCCCCAACTCCACcttcctccccctctccccctcctcctcctccgcctccgatGACTCCTCCGCTTCGTTGTTGCTCCGTGAGATCGTCGACGCGATCGCGGCGAAGGAGCGGTGGGACGCGAAAGACGGGGTTAGGGTTGCGGATCTCGACCGCGGCGGGGTCAGGGTGCGGAGCGCGCGGAGGTACGAGGTGCGGGGGAGGGCGGGGAGGACGACGGTGGCGGCGACGTTCTCCGACGAGGCGGCGGGGTGGAGAAGGGCTCGGGAAGGGGGCGACGGCGttgtggtggtggaggagggggAGGATTTGGTCGGAGGGGACGGCGCGGTGGGGTTGGGTTTGGGAGCGGCGATTAGGGATTTCGAACTGGTGGGGCCGTTCGATTTGAGGGTCGGTGGAGGAGATCATGATGAGATCGCGCTTCATTATCCCCTG CTGAATACCACCAATGTAGGTTTGAAGCGTTTACTCGTCGGTGAAGGCATCAAAATAAAGGTTGCAGGTGCCCAACAAGTCTCGTTCTCTCACCCTTACGATATTGGTCTATCAATGAATGGCATCTTGGCTCCTCATGATGTAGGTCATTGCCATATTTGGCCCCTCAGTTATCCCGCATGCGCCCTATTACTGTCCATAGATATTGTAGGATCAATTAGGGTTTTTGTACAAAGCACCCATACCTCTCGATACAAGTCGAGTGACACCATTGAGTTATTACCTAAGAAATGTTACAATAAAAGACCAAGCAGTGAGATTTCTTCATGCTTGTTCTGCTCAGCTAGTTCCAGATTGAGTTTGTTTGGCAGCGTCTTGATAAAGGTGCTAAGAAAAAGAACTTTTGAGAATAATAAACCGATTCGGTTCCTAAAAGCTAAAGTAACGGCTGCCGCTGAAGTTAAATTCCGTATAGAGCTGGAGAAAAGGCTTACAGAGAATGATAGGGCTTGGAAGAAGATCCCGGCGTGGAAAACAAAACCTAGGGTTGACCGCGTGTGGCTTGAGGTGGTGGCTAGAGTTGAAGAAGGGGGGCGGTTGAAGGCTGTGCTACTAAAGAAGCTCGGCAGAAGCTTCTCTATAGATGATTCTGTTGCCTGGAGCAACATGATGTCTAATGTTTCTTTCACGCAGTTCCCGTCTTTCGTCGTACATCCAAAAGCATTGACACTGGACGTGAAATGGTAA